Proteins from a genomic interval of Pseudoalteromonas sp. MEBiC 03607:
- a CDS encoding EAL domain-containing protein — MAGFKKLIFIQLISWLLFTVLGGYLVALSFDSSVSDTQKKAQLTVNSYISDLTMDDLSAEKIQRTFADASIFSSFTLRDHAGKTLVAVQSSESLPLLAEMVNSSFNSIRPQFAVNNASDIKVEFTINAQSLANLMQQAMFVVILVSGLIALLPIFFMKSMFKRLNRKISTTIADIVDIYINQNQVGGDLEQAIDTSRIKKLSKDLIPSFNRLSHFLQTKHDDIQNNALNIKKEAYKDVVTNLGNRNMFVEYYEKNIENSDKSTFGSLAMVRCSELQAINQTRGYQKGDEYVKGVADIIKHISGTYTNSQVFRLNSSDFAVVLPNTPLKEAERFGDNLQSRFTQYQQNQELSSVANTGIVGYEKGKPLGELLSVVDNAMSMAQSKQANAWHVQRETDLVNNASAGFGNQNWRKVINEVIESKRVHLVMQNIMPVGKSVKAYAEIQVRFKTAENQTLPTASFLAMAEKLEMAMEIDRLIIDTTLDKIKTRNFSEKFFGINVTASSAHNDQFVIWLERRLLKDSNIASKLIFEVSEFGLQQNIKASKRFIDMVHRVGARITVERFGVGLTSFKFFRDLKPDFIKMDASYTRGLEEDKNNQYFMRLMVDLAHRIGVSVFAEGVESQEEKHIIETLCLDGVQGYYIEKPKDI; from the coding sequence ATGGCTGGTTTTAAAAAACTAATATTTATACAACTTATATCTTGGTTACTGTTTACCGTTTTAGGTGGCTATCTAGTTGCTCTTAGTTTTGATAGCTCAGTGAGTGATACGCAAAAAAAAGCACAACTGACCGTTAATTCATACATTAGCGACTTAACAATGGATGACTTATCTGCAGAGAAAATCCAACGTACATTTGCTGATGCGAGTATCTTTTCAAGCTTTACTCTTCGTGATCACGCTGGTAAAACCCTTGTAGCAGTTCAATCATCAGAGTCGCTTCCGCTTCTAGCAGAGATGGTTAACAGTTCATTTAATTCTATCCGTCCGCAATTTGCTGTTAACAATGCTTCTGATATAAAAGTTGAATTTACTATTAATGCACAAAGCCTTGCCAATTTAATGCAGCAGGCGATGTTCGTTGTTATCTTAGTTTCTGGTCTTATTGCCCTTCTCCCTATTTTCTTTATGAAGAGCATGTTTAAGCGACTTAATCGTAAAATCAGCACCACTATTGCTGATATTGTTGATATATACATTAACCAGAATCAGGTAGGTGGCGACCTTGAACAAGCGATAGACACGTCGCGAATTAAAAAGCTAAGTAAAGATTTAATCCCTTCGTTTAATCGTTTGTCTCACTTTTTACAGACAAAACATGATGATATTCAAAATAACGCATTAAATATTAAAAAAGAAGCGTACAAAGATGTTGTAACCAACTTAGGTAACCGCAACATGTTTGTTGAGTATTACGAGAAAAATATTGAAAACTCAGATAAAAGCACTTTTGGTTCGCTTGCCATGGTGCGTTGCAGTGAGTTACAAGCAATAAACCAAACCCGTGGCTACCAGAAAGGTGACGAGTACGTTAAAGGTGTTGCTGATATCATCAAACATATCAGTGGCACGTACACAAATAGCCAAGTTTTTCGTTTAAATAGCTCAGATTTTGCTGTGGTTTTACCGAACACACCACTAAAAGAAGCTGAACGCTTTGGTGATAATCTACAATCTCGTTTCACTCAATATCAACAAAACCAAGAATTAAGCTCTGTAGCAAATACAGGTATCGTTGGTTATGAAAAAGGTAAGCCTTTAGGTGAGCTGCTTTCAGTTGTTGATAATGCAATGAGTATGGCGCAGTCAAAACAAGCAAATGCTTGGCATGTACAACGAGAAACAGACTTAGTAAATAATGCTAGCGCAGGTTTTGGTAACCAGAACTGGCGTAAAGTGATTAACGAAGTTATTGAATCTAAACGTGTACATTTAGTAATGCAAAATATTATGCCGGTTGGTAAGAGCGTTAAAGCTTATGCTGAGATTCAAGTAAGATTTAAAACTGCTGAGAACCAAACATTACCAACGGCTTCATTTTTAGCTATGGCTGAAAAGCTAGAAATGGCAATGGAAATTGATCGATTGATTATCGATACTACTCTGGACAAAATTAAGACTCGTAATTTTTCTGAGAAATTCTTTGGCATTAATGTCACTGCATCAAGTGCCCATAATGATCAATTTGTGATCTGGCTTGAGCGCCGCCTATTAAAAGACAGTAATATCGCCTCTAAGCTTATATTTGAAGTAAGCGAGTTTGGCTTACAACAAAATATTAAAGCAAGTAAACGCTTTATCGATATGGTGCATCGTGTAGGTGCGCGTATCACTGTAGAGCGCTTTGGTGTTGGTTTAACGTCATTTAAATTCTTTAGAGACTTAAAACCTGATTTCATCAAAATGGATGCAAGTTATACCCGCGGCCTTGAAGAAGATAAAAATAATCAATATTTTATGCGCTTAATGGTTGATCTTGCTCACCGTATTGGCGTGAGTGTTTTTGCAGAAGGTGTTGAGAGCCAAGAAGAGAAACATATCATTGAAACTTTATGTTTAGATGGCGTACAAGGCTATTACATCGAAAAGCCAAAAGACATTTAA
- the rsxA gene encoding electron transport complex subunit RsxA → MTEYVLLLIGTVLVNNFVLVQFLGLCPFMGVSGKLDTAIGMSLATTFVLTLASVTSYLVNHYILIPLDIAFLRTMSFILVIAVVVQFTEMVVRKTSPTLYRLLGIFLPLITTNCAVLGVALLNIKEDHSFLQSAVYGFGAAVGFSLVLVLFAALRERLAAADVPAPFKGASIAMITAGLMSMAFMGFTGLVKF, encoded by the coding sequence ATGACAGAATATGTCTTGTTATTGATTGGCACCGTGCTAGTCAACAACTTTGTTTTAGTACAGTTCTTAGGTTTATGCCCTTTTATGGGTGTATCAGGTAAGTTAGATACCGCGATCGGTATGTCTTTAGCCACAACCTTTGTGCTTACACTAGCTTCTGTAACGAGTTACCTAGTGAATCATTATATTTTGATTCCACTTGATATCGCCTTTTTACGTACTATGAGCTTTATTCTAGTGATAGCGGTAGTCGTGCAATTTACTGAAATGGTGGTAAGAAAAACCAGCCCGACACTTTATCGCTTATTAGGGATTTTCTTACCGCTTATTACCACCAACTGTGCCGTGTTAGGTGTTGCTCTACTAAATATCAAAGAAGATCATTCGTTCTTGCAATCTGCTGTGTATGGTTTTGGTGCAGCTGTTGGTTTTTCTCTTGTACTGGTTTTATTTGCAGCTTTACGTGAACGCTTGGCAGCTGCAGACGTCCCTGCACCATTTAAAGGTGCGTCAATTGCTATGATCACCGCAGGCCTGATGTCGATGGCCTTTATGGGTTTTACAGGATTAGTGAAGTTTTAA
- the rsxB gene encoding electron transport complex subunit RsxB has translation MTLFYALIALGSLALIFGLILGFAAVRFRVESNPIVDQIDTILPQTQCGQCGYPGCRPYAEAIANGDEINKCPPGGEATVKKLADLMGVEAKPLAGGEQADPVKTVAYIREDECIGCTKCIQACPVDAIVGATRQMHTVLIDECTGCDLCVEPCPVDCIDMLPVKETKQTWKWQLNAIPVTQVD, from the coding sequence ATGACCTTGTTTTATGCTTTGATAGCGTTAGGTTCATTAGCGCTAATATTTGGTTTAATTTTAGGTTTTGCCGCCGTGCGTTTTCGCGTTGAGAGCAACCCTATTGTTGACCAAATTGATACCATTTTACCGCAAACACAATGTGGCCAATGCGGCTACCCTGGCTGTCGTCCATATGCTGAAGCGATCGCCAATGGTGACGAAATCAATAAATGCCCACCAGGCGGCGAAGCCACGGTAAAAAAACTCGCTGATTTAATGGGTGTTGAAGCAAAACCGCTGGCTGGCGGTGAGCAAGCAGATCCTGTTAAAACCGTTGCCTATATTCGTGAAGATGAATGTATTGGTTGTACCAAATGTATTCAAGCCTGCCCTGTTGATGCGATTGTCGGCGCAACCCGCCAAATGCACACTGTATTAATCGATGAATGTACTGGTTGTGACTTATGTGTTGAACCGTGCCCTGTAGACTGTATTGATATGCTGCCTGTAAAAGAAACCAAACAAACTTGGAAATGGCAATTAAACGCAATCCCTGTGACTCAGGTAGATTAG
- the rsxC gene encoding electron transport complex subunit RsxC, with protein MEKLIDQIKQGKVWSIPGGIHPPGQKLQSTTHAIARLPLPDKLVVSLKQHIGANGKLIVEKGQQVLKGQALTKPSGNWSVPVHAPTSGLISDICPMPSAHPSALPELSVIIEPDGEDKWCELHPVSDAKTLSHDELVDIIHQSGIAGMGGAGFPTYVKADTRKAIEFLIVNAVECEPYITADDMLMREHADGIIAGIELMQQLLNPQLTIIGIEDNKPDAIAAMKQAAQHNDSIIVQTVPTVYPSGGEKQLIKLLTGKEVPSGSIPADIGMLVQNVGTLFAVNQAVNEGKPLIERVVTVTGNTIHKQGNVWALLGTEIKHLLDCQGFSPVPQQRVVMGGPMMGFTLPTVRIGVVKTTNCILAPDHQELAEPGDEKACIRCSACADACPASLLPQQLQWFAKSKEYDKLNEHNLFDCIECGACAYVCPSEIPLVQYYRVAKAEIKEQQAEQIKAERAKERFEARKERLEREQEERQNRHKRKPAAKSDGEKQKVADALARVKAKSDDKDSKSAVAAAIARAKAKKQGAELEPDNSEVAKERAARKEQARKYKEQKAQEQGEESVDKDDKKSAVAAAIARAKAKKAAQTAEENPEADTAPKDDKKAAVAAAIARAKAKKAAQAAENQTEAEEEATPVDDKKAAVAAAIARAKAKKAAQAAENQTEAEEDSAPVDDKKTAVAAAIARAKAKKAAKEQTNSDDSSQQLDDSSDEADSKPQSDAPESSEDKKKAAVAAAIARAKAKKAAKEQAQSDDSSQQLDDSSDEANSKPQSDVPESSEDKKKAAVAAAIARAKAKKAAKEQAQSDDSSQQLDASSDEANSKPQVDEPESSEEKKKAAVARAIAKAKAKKLQQEGNDKS; from the coding sequence ATGGAAAAGTTAATAGATCAAATTAAACAAGGCAAAGTGTGGTCTATACCTGGGGGCATTCACCCACCGGGTCAAAAGCTGCAATCAACAACACACGCAATTGCAAGACTGCCACTACCAGATAAGCTTGTTGTATCTTTAAAACAACACATTGGTGCTAACGGCAAACTAATTGTTGAAAAAGGCCAACAGGTACTTAAAGGCCAAGCATTAACTAAACCGAGCGGTAATTGGTCTGTGCCTGTGCACGCACCAACATCTGGACTTATTAGCGATATTTGCCCAATGCCATCTGCTCATCCATCAGCATTGCCTGAGCTTAGCGTGATTATTGAACCTGATGGTGAAGATAAATGGTGTGAGCTTCACCCTGTGTCTGATGCAAAAACACTTTCCCATGATGAGCTTGTTGATATTATTCACCAAAGCGGTATTGCAGGTATGGGCGGCGCTGGTTTCCCAACTTATGTAAAAGCAGATACCCGAAAAGCCATTGAGTTTTTAATTGTTAATGCCGTTGAGTGTGAACCTTATATCACCGCTGATGATATGCTAATGCGCGAACATGCCGATGGCATAATTGCTGGCATTGAATTAATGCAGCAGCTGTTAAATCCACAGTTAACGATTATTGGCATCGAAGACAATAAACCCGATGCTATTGCTGCCATGAAACAAGCAGCACAACATAACGACAGCATCATAGTGCAAACAGTGCCAACGGTTTACCCTTCTGGCGGTGAAAAACAGCTAATTAAACTGCTAACGGGCAAAGAAGTCCCAAGTGGAAGTATTCCTGCCGATATTGGTATGTTGGTGCAAAATGTCGGTACTTTGTTTGCGGTAAATCAAGCCGTAAATGAAGGTAAACCTCTGATTGAACGCGTGGTGACAGTAACGGGTAACACCATTCATAAACAGGGTAATGTGTGGGCTTTACTAGGCACCGAAATAAAACATTTATTAGATTGCCAAGGCTTTTCGCCAGTTCCACAGCAACGTGTGGTTATGGGCGGTCCAATGATGGGCTTTACCTTACCAACCGTGCGCATTGGTGTCGTTAAAACCACAAACTGTATTTTAGCACCAGATCACCAAGAGCTTGCTGAGCCGGGTGATGAAAAAGCCTGTATTCGTTGTAGTGCCTGTGCTGACGCCTGCCCTGCTTCATTATTACCTCAGCAATTACAATGGTTTGCTAAGTCTAAAGAATACGACAAACTCAACGAGCACAATTTATTCGATTGTATCGAATGTGGTGCCTGTGCTTATGTATGCCCAAGCGAAATCCCCTTGGTGCAGTACTATCGCGTTGCTAAAGCTGAAATAAAGGAGCAGCAAGCAGAGCAAATTAAAGCAGAGCGAGCAAAAGAACGTTTTGAAGCGCGTAAAGAACGTTTAGAGCGCGAACAAGAAGAGCGCCAAAACCGCCACAAACGTAAACCTGCTGCTAAGTCAGATGGCGAAAAACAAAAAGTGGCAGATGCACTCGCCCGAGTTAAAGCTAAATCTGATGATAAAGACAGTAAATCAGCTGTCGCTGCTGCTATCGCCCGTGCGAAAGCGAAAAAGCAAGGTGCAGAGCTTGAGCCTGATAACTCTGAAGTAGCTAAAGAGCGTGCAGCACGTAAAGAACAAGCACGTAAATACAAAGAGCAAAAAGCACAAGAGCAAGGTGAAGAAAGCGTCGATAAAGATGATAAAAAATCAGCTGTCGCTGCCGCCATTGCCCGTGCTAAAGCAAAAAAAGCCGCACAAACCGCTGAAGAAAACCCAGAAGCAGACACAGCACCTAAAGACGATAAAAAGGCCGCCGTTGCTGCAGCTATTGCCCGCGCTAAAGCGAAAAAAGCCGCACAAGCTGCTGAAAATCAAACTGAAGCTGAAGAAGAAGCAACACCTGTCGATGACAAAAAAGCCGCTGTTGCAGCTGCTATCGCTCGTGCCAAAGCGAAAAAAGCGGCGCAAGCTGCTGAAAATCAAACTGAAGCTGAAGAAGATAGCGCACCAGTAGATGATAAGAAAACTGCTGTTGCTGCCGCCATTGCCCGCGCTAAAGCGAAGAAAGCCGCTAAAGAGCAAACAAACAGTGACGATTCATCACAGCAACTTGATGATTCAAGCGATGAGGCTGATTCAAAGCCGCAATCTGATGCCCCTGAATCTAGCGAAGATAAAAAAAAGGCTGCTGTTGCCGCTGCTATTGCCCGCGCTAAAGCGAAAAAAGCCGCGAAAGAGCAAGCACAGAGTGACGATTCATCACAGCAACTTGATGATTCAAGCGATGAGGCTAATTCAAAGCCGCAATCTGATGTACCTGAGTCTAGCGAAGATAAGAAAAAGGCTGCTGTTGCCGCTGCTATTGCCCGCGCTAAAGCGAAAAAAGCCGCGAAAGAGCAAGCACAGAGTGACGATTCATCACAGCAACTAGATGCTTCAAGCGATGAGGCTAATTCAAAACCGCAGGTTGATGAACCTGAATCTAGCGAAGAAAAGAAAAAAGCAGCGGTCGCTCGTGCCATTGCAAAAGCTAAAGCAAAAAAGTTACAACAAGAAGGAAACGATAAGTCATGA
- the rsxD gene encoding electron transport complex subunit RsxD: MKLTMASSPHNHSHKSLSRLMMTVIAACIPGLIAQVFFFGSAVLIQLVLALITVSACEAAVLLLRKRKVWPTLSDGSAWLTGVLLALSIPPLAPWWIIVIGCMFAIVIVKQLYGGLGFNLFNPAMAAYVLLLVSFPVQMTSWLPVSDLLASPISFSQQLSVIFNGFTSAGFSVDQLRVAIDGTTMATPLDTVKTDVAHHLTVAESMSKPLFNDWFGLGWGWVNLGFLVGGLYLLKAKIINWHIPVSFLASLAVCSGIGYIAAPGTEPGVVFHLFSGATMLGAFFIATDPVSASTTNRGRLIYGALIGLLVYLIRTFGGYPDAVAFSVLLLNMAVPLIDYYTQPRTYGHGVK, from the coding sequence ATGAAACTAACCATGGCGAGTTCGCCGCATAATCATAGCCATAAATCATTAAGCCGATTGATGATGACAGTGATTGCTGCGTGTATTCCAGGCTTAATCGCGCAAGTTTTCTTCTTTGGTAGCGCTGTTTTAATTCAGCTTGTTCTCGCGCTAATTACAGTTAGCGCCTGTGAAGCCGCTGTTTTACTACTTCGTAAACGCAAAGTTTGGCCAACACTTAGTGATGGCAGTGCGTGGTTAACAGGCGTATTACTGGCGTTAAGTATTCCACCTCTAGCGCCTTGGTGGATTATCGTAATTGGCTGTATGTTTGCAATTGTTATTGTAAAGCAGCTTTATGGCGGCCTTGGCTTTAATTTATTTAACCCTGCTATGGCAGCTTATGTATTACTACTTGTATCGTTTCCGGTGCAAATGACAAGCTGGTTACCTGTTAGTGATTTACTTGCATCTCCGATTAGCTTCTCACAGCAGCTGTCTGTTATTTTCAATGGCTTTACCAGCGCTGGTTTTAGTGTTGATCAATTACGTGTAGCGATTGATGGCACAACCATGGCAACGCCGCTTGATACCGTTAAAACAGATGTCGCCCATCACCTAACGGTGGCTGAGAGCATGAGTAAGCCTCTTTTTAATGACTGGTTTGGTCTTGGCTGGGGCTGGGTTAACCTCGGCTTTTTAGTCGGTGGTCTTTATTTATTAAAAGCTAAAATCATTAATTGGCATATCCCTGTGAGCTTTTTAGCCTCATTAGCAGTGTGCAGTGGTATTGGTTATATCGCAGCCCCGGGCACAGAGCCAGGCGTGGTATTTCACTTATTCAGTGGTGCGACCATGTTAGGTGCATTTTTTATTGCTACCGATCCGGTTTCTGCATCAACAACAAATAGAGGCCGTTTAATTTACGGCGCGTTAATTGGTCTACTTGTTTACTTAATTCGTACTTTTGGTGGTTACCCTGATGCAGTGGCATTTAGTGTATTGCTATTAAATATGGCAGTGCCTTTAATTGATTACTATACGCAACCACGTACTTACGGCCATGGAGTGAAATAA
- the rsxG gene encoding electron transport complex subunit RsxG: MILSSMTKNGAILTAFALITTGTVALTHSLTADRIEEKEKQQLAEQLQQVLDAHHYDNQLYKDCVVITDERLGPRPDQVIYRAYKDNKPYALVMRHVTPSGYSGDINLLTAVFANGEIAGVRVTKHEETPGLGDKVEVKKSDWITLFKGQNVLSEDDSRWAVKKDGGQFDQFTGATITPRAVVGSVKQAVLFAQAEFDNLFAAPNICQGAK; the protein is encoded by the coding sequence ATGATCCTTTCCTCAATGACTAAAAATGGCGCTATTCTTACCGCATTTGCGCTCATTACCACAGGCACTGTAGCCCTGACTCATAGCCTGACTGCTGATCGTATTGAAGAGAAAGAAAAGCAACAACTTGCAGAGCAGCTGCAACAAGTACTTGATGCCCATCATTACGACAATCAACTTTACAAAGATTGTGTTGTGATCACCGATGAGCGCCTTGGGCCACGTCCAGATCAAGTTATTTACCGCGCCTACAAAGACAATAAACCGTATGCTTTAGTAATGCGCCATGTAACACCAAGTGGTTATAGCGGCGATATCAACTTATTAACAGCGGTTTTTGCTAATGGTGAAATAGCGGGTGTTCGTGTCACTAAACACGAAGAAACGCCGGGCCTTGGCGATAAAGTTGAGGTCAAAAAATCAGACTGGATCACCCTTTTCAAAGGGCAAAATGTACTTTCTGAAGATGACAGCCGCTGGGCTGTTAAAAAAGATGGTGGCCAATTTGATCAATTTACAGGTGCAACCATTACACCGCGTGCCGTTGTCGGCTCAGTAAAACAAGCTGTGCTGTTTGCCCAAGCTGAATTTGATAATCTGTTTGCTGCACCAAACATCTGTCAAGGAGCCAAGTAA
- a CDS encoding electron transport complex subunit E translates to MSQVKTLFKDGMWANNPALVQLLGLCPLLAVTSTITNALGLGLATLLVLVGSNVTVSIVRNWVPKDIRIPVFVMIIAGFVTIVQLMMNAYTFGLYQSLGIFIPLIVTNCAIIGRAEAFASKNTVPLSAFDGLMMGLGFMLVLVVLGAMRELIGQGTLFDGADLLLGPWAAALRIEVFSFDNQFLLAILPPGAFLGLGLLIAAKNVIDTQIKSKQVVTPEVEKGPRARVTSLT, encoded by the coding sequence ATGAGCCAAGTTAAAACCTTATTTAAAGATGGTATGTGGGCTAATAACCCTGCCCTTGTGCAGTTATTAGGCTTATGCCCGCTACTTGCCGTTACTTCTACGATTACCAATGCATTAGGCCTAGGTTTAGCGACGTTATTAGTACTGGTTGGTTCTAACGTCACCGTATCGATTGTGCGAAACTGGGTGCCTAAAGATATTCGTATTCCTGTTTTTGTGATGATCATCGCAGGCTTTGTAACGATAGTTCAGCTAATGATGAATGCCTATACATTTGGGCTTTATCAATCATTGGGGATTTTTATTCCACTGATTGTTACCAACTGTGCCATTATCGGTCGCGCAGAAGCATTTGCCTCTAAAAATACAGTGCCACTTTCAGCCTTTGACGGCCTGATGATGGGACTTGGCTTTATGCTAGTTTTAGTGGTGCTTGGGGCAATGCGTGAGCTTATTGGTCAAGGTACGCTGTTTGATGGTGCCGATTTATTATTAGGACCATGGGCCGCAGCACTTCGAATTGAAGTATTTAGTTTTGATAACCAATTTTTATTAGCAATCTTACCACCGGGTGCCTTTTTAGGACTTGGTTTACTGATTGCTGCAAAAAATGTCATTGATACACAAATAAAATCTAAGCAAGTTGTTACTCCAGAAGTAGAAAAAGGCCCAAGAGCCCGAGTAACAAGTTTAACTTAA
- the nth gene encoding endonuclease III: MNKEKRYEILSRLREQNPHPETELEYSSPFELLVAVTLSAQATDVGVNKATRKLFPVANTPQAILDLGLEGLRDYIKTIGLFNSKANNVYKMCEILVNKHNSEVPENREALEALPGVGRKTANVVLNCAFGWPTIAVDTHIFRVSNRTKFAMGKDVVAVEQKLEKVVPKEFKVDVHHWLILHGRYVCTARKPKCGSCIIEDLCEFKEKTE, encoded by the coding sequence ATGAATAAAGAAAAACGCTATGAGATTTTATCTCGTCTACGTGAGCAAAATCCGCACCCAGAAACAGAGCTTGAATACTCAAGCCCGTTTGAATTATTAGTTGCGGTTACCTTATCAGCACAAGCTACAGATGTGGGTGTTAATAAAGCAACCCGTAAGCTATTCCCTGTTGCTAACACGCCTCAAGCGATTCTTGATTTAGGCCTTGAAGGCCTTCGTGATTACATCAAGACCATTGGTTTGTTTAATTCTAAAGCCAATAATGTCTATAAAATGTGTGAAATTCTGGTCAATAAACATAACTCAGAAGTACCAGAAAATCGTGAAGCACTCGAAGCATTACCGGGTGTTGGCAGAAAGACCGCGAATGTTGTTTTAAACTGTGCCTTTGGCTGGCCAACAATTGCTGTAGACACGCATATTTTCCGCGTATCTAACCGCACTAAGTTTGCCATGGGTAAAGATGTAGTTGCTGTTGAACAAAAATTAGAAAAAGTGGTACCTAAAGAGTTTAAGGTCGATGTACACCACTGGTTAATCCTGCATGGCCGCTATGTGTGCACGGCTCGTAAACCTAAGTGCGGCAGCTGTATTATCGAAGACTTATGTGAGTTTAAGGAAAAGACTGAGTAG
- a CDS encoding serine carboxypeptidase, whose product MGAYGPKRVVVPSDATAPGLAPYELKDAPETILDVTDMVFVDPVGTGYSRALGETEGKSFWGLKEDASSIADFIAQWLTRENRWNAPVFLLGESYGTTRAAAVSKVLMDKHLINVNGIIFVSQALDYQGSSPYVDDNIISYITYIPTLAATAWYHKKVDTSGDFAAFIDASRQFAVDELLPALFKGNALSKADRTQIVDGLHRYTGLSKQYIEQVDLRINAFRFAKELLRDEGVAVGLLDGRYKLDERDDLTAAPKQDASKVIGPAYKAALMKYMRTDLNVQWKRKYLNPGDPELSDNWRWRTAPDGQGWEPRYVNTAPDLSYVLRSNPQMKVMVASGYYDIVTPFFDAEYTLNRHGIYADKIDYHYYHGGHMMYVHEPARVSLLNDTREFIKKQVSQNQR is encoded by the coding sequence ATGGGTGCTTATGGTCCTAAACGAGTCGTGGTACCAAGCGATGCAACGGCTCCTGGATTGGCTCCTTACGAATTAAAAGATGCGCCTGAGACGATTCTTGATGTGACTGATATGGTGTTTGTTGACCCTGTTGGCACAGGTTACTCGCGTGCATTAGGTGAAACTGAAGGCAAGTCCTTTTGGGGCTTGAAAGAAGATGCATCTTCTATCGCTGATTTTATTGCCCAGTGGCTAACAAGAGAAAATCGCTGGAATGCACCCGTATTTTTATTGGGAGAGAGCTACGGGACAACTCGAGCGGCAGCGGTTTCTAAAGTACTTATGGATAAACACTTGATCAATGTAAATGGCATTATTTTTGTGTCGCAAGCTTTAGACTATCAAGGTTCAAGCCCTTATGTTGACGATAACATCATATCTTATATCACTTACATACCCACACTCGCTGCAACTGCTTGGTACCACAAAAAAGTAGACACATCAGGAGATTTTGCAGCATTTATTGATGCGAGCCGACAATTTGCAGTTGATGAATTACTACCAGCCTTATTTAAGGGTAATGCGCTTAGCAAAGCTGACAGAACGCAAATTGTTGACGGCCTTCACCGTTATACAGGGCTAAGTAAACAATATATTGAGCAGGTTGATTTACGTATTAACGCGTTCAGATTCGCTAAAGAGTTATTGCGTGATGAGGGCGTCGCAGTAGGCTTGCTTGATGGACGTTATAAGCTTGATGAACGAGACGATTTAACAGCGGCTCCTAAGCAAGATGCGTCAAAAGTTATTGGGCCTGCATATAAAGCGGCACTGATGAAATACATGCGTACAGATTTAAACGTACAGTGGAAAAGAAAATACTTAAACCCTGGCGATCCTGAGTTATCAGATAACTGGCGCTGGCGTACTGCTCCTGATGGACAAGGCTGGGAGCCTAGATACGTCAATACCGCGCCAGATTTATCTTATGTGCTTCGCAGTAATCCGCAAATGAAAGTGATGGTTGCCTCAGGGTATTACGATATTGTCACGCCATTTTTTGATGCAGAATACACCTTAAACAGACACGGTATATACGCTGATAAAATTGACTATCACTATTATCACGGTGGTCACATGATGTATGTTCACGAACCAGCAAGAGTATCGTTGTTAAATGATACGCGAGAGTTTATTAAAAAGCAGGTGAGCCAAAACCAGCGATAA